A portion of the Homalodisca vitripennis isolate AUS2020 chromosome 2, UT_GWSS_2.1, whole genome shotgun sequence genome contains these proteins:
- the LOC124355784 gene encoding piggyBac transposable element-derived protein 3-like translates to MKDDVWNKGIAEAMPRNKFLNIMRCLHVCNNNDLDPNTKFAKVSPLWKMLNKRWLKYFAGDVNLSVDESMIPYYGRHSTKQHIHGKPIRFGYKAWCLCTRSGYLVQGNLYEGANTGNKYPEVGVGASVVLNLCEKLPQRPDGYNLYFDNFFTSVVLLEKLAEEGHNAAGTIRANRVEKAPLSDVKSVSKMPRGSFDQITEKDSNVTLVRYNDNNVITVASTACGVEPVGKVRRWSAAEKKHTSVNQPSCVVMYNQYMGGVDRLDENVSKL, encoded by the coding sequence ATGAAGGATGATGTTTGGAACAAGGGTATTGCGGAAGCAATGCCAAGAAACAAATTCCTAAACATAATGAGATGTTTACATGTATGCAACAATAATGATCTGGACCCAAATACAAAATTTGCTAAGGTCTCCCCACTTTGGAAGATGCTAAATAAGCGTTGGTTAAAGTATTTTGCGGGTGATGTAAATCTTAGTGTAGACGAATCCATGATACCTTATTATGGCCGTCACAGTACAAAACAACACATACACGGAAAACCTATTCGGTTTGGGTACAAGGCATGGTGCCTTTGTACAAGATCTGGTTACCTAGTCCAAGGCAATCTATATGAAGGAGCAAATACAGGGAATAAATACCCAGAAGTAGGTGTGGGAGCTTCCGTTGTCCTTAACCTTTGTGAAAAACTTCCTCAGAGACCAGACGGGTACAATTTGTATTTTGACAACTTTTTTACGTCCGTGGTTCTTTTAGAAAAACTAGCAGAGGAAGGTCACAATGCCGCAGGCACTATCCGTGCCAACCGCGTGGAGAAAGCACCACTTTCAGATGTAAAGAGCGTGTCAAAGATGCCAAGAGGATCTTTTGATCAAATTACTGAAAAAGATTCCAATGTTACTTTGGTGCGGTACAATGATAACAACGTTATCACCGTGGCGTCAACAGCATGTGGAGTCGAGCCTGTTGGTAAAGTTCGTCGCTGGAGTGCTGCTGAGAAGAAACATACAAGTGTCAACCAACCATCCTGTGTTGTAATGTACAATCAGTACATGGGCGGCGTAGACAGACTCGATGAAAATGTGTCAAAACTGTGA